One genomic window of Aquisalimonas sp. 2447 includes the following:
- a CDS encoding GGDEF domain-containing protein yields MTTPTTRPLHSVYKLIHPVFARFTDPATEREFLDHVAGETRRHLVIAFLVWAALILVFAVPDYADLGAGPEFAAMFAMRAASAVMILGYALACLRWRNLAHNFPAISLIVIVAMTGFVLIYFLRPDVVGFVIGVTMVMIVGAYLLIPNLLSWNTLVISYIIATSLLSVWLTHGTSAAGLASLFVIYLLPALTGFFIAHRLQLLRRGQFALLLEAEQRNQELEREVERRKALEQELEQQAATDPLTGLHNRRGYELLFEQELKRAQRLNAPLSVAILDLDRFKNLNDTYGHGAGDQVLKSLAREWSQRLRGPDILGRLGGEEFVVLMPDTAAPEAAEVMERLRRHTESVPRELGVATVAVTVTIGVTDLGAADDSFQDMIARADEALYRGKDQGRNQVVILRAGEPGTTPPGETAATFPAPASSDPE; encoded by the coding sequence ATGACGACACCCACCACCCGCCCCTTGCACTCGGTCTACAAGCTGATCCATCCGGTGTTCGCGCGGTTCACCGATCCGGCCACCGAGCGCGAGTTCCTGGATCACGTTGCCGGGGAAACCCGCCGCCACCTGGTGATCGCATTTCTGGTCTGGGCCGCACTGATCCTCGTTTTCGCAGTCCCCGACTACGCGGACCTTGGAGCCGGGCCCGAGTTCGCGGCAATGTTCGCAATGCGTGCTGCCAGTGCCGTGATGATTCTGGGCTATGCGTTGGCGTGCCTGCGCTGGCGCAATCTGGCTCACAATTTTCCGGCCATAAGCCTGATCGTGATCGTCGCCATGACCGGCTTCGTGCTGATCTACTTCCTGCGGCCGGACGTGGTCGGATTCGTGATTGGCGTGACCATGGTCATGATCGTGGGCGCTTACCTGCTGATCCCCAACCTGCTCTCCTGGAACACGCTGGTGATCAGCTACATTATCGCAACCTCGTTGCTGAGCGTCTGGCTGACGCACGGCACCAGCGCTGCTGGCCTCGCGTCGCTGTTCGTCATTTACCTGCTGCCAGCACTGACCGGCTTCTTTATTGCCCACCGGCTGCAGTTGTTGCGGCGCGGTCAGTTCGCCCTGCTGCTGGAGGCAGAGCAGCGCAACCAGGAGCTCGAACGCGAGGTGGAGCGCCGTAAAGCCCTCGAGCAGGAACTGGAACAGCAGGCCGCCACCGACCCGCTCACCGGGTTGCACAACCGCCGGGGCTACGAACTGCTCTTCGAGCAGGAGCTCAAGCGCGCGCAGCGCCTCAACGCCCCTCTCAGCGTCGCCATCCTGGATCTGGACCGCTTCAAGAACCTCAACGACACCTATGGCCACGGCGCCGGTGACCAGGTTCTCAAGAGCCTCGCCCGGGAATGGTCGCAGCGCCTGCGCGGGCCGGACATCCTGGGTCGCCTGGGAGGCGAAGAATTCGTGGTGCTCATGCCGGACACCGCCGCCCCGGAGGCGGCGGAGGTCATGGAACGCCTGCGCCGTCACACCGAGAGCGTTCCCCGGGAACTGGGCGTTGCCACGGTTGCGGTGACGGTGACCATCGGTGTCACCGACCTGGGTGCCGCCGATGACAGCTTCCAGGACATGATCGCCCGAGCCGACGAGGCGCTCTACCGCG